A genomic stretch from Pomacea canaliculata isolate SZHN2017 linkage group LG2, ASM307304v1, whole genome shotgun sequence includes:
- the LOC112556258 gene encoding leucine-rich melanocyte differentiation-associated protein-like isoform X1 — MSSQMVPSTSVATNDSGRRWSLAYMDVTEPPSEFIVHQGQTINQLDLSNNRISDLRFLSEFPALTTLVLDHNRISSHVKIPRMPHLHTLWVNHNRIKNLGIFVSMLAYSCPNLQYLSMMNNEAAPSFFNGGTFSQYQDFRSESSVGNHQRVNEAPSPNFQKLTIVLLLSIASTHTAYIMASPKGHIFLIGIESQFAVHNHHISLFLNYL; from the exons ATGAGCAGCCAAATGGTGCCCAGCACGTCTGTTGCAACAAATGACAGTGGCCGGCGGTGGTCATTGGCTTACATGGACGTCACGGAGCCACCGTCAGAGTTTATTGTTCATCAAGGGCAGACCATCAATCAGCTTGATCTAAGCAACAATCGAATATC AGACCTGCGGTTCCTGTCTGAATTTCCAGCACTGACTACCTTAGTGCTGGACCACAATCGCATCTCATCCCATGTGAAAATACCTAGAATGCCACACCTCCATACACTTTGGGTGAACCACAACCGCATCAAAAACTTGG GCATCTTTGTATCCATGCTGGCCTATAGCTGTCCAAACCTGCAATATTTGTCAATGATGAATAATGAGGCAGCACCCAGTTTCTTCAATGGTGGAACTTTCTCTCAGTATCAAGATTTTAG atcaGAAAGCAGCGTCGGAAATCATCAAAGAGTGAACGAAGCTCCCAGTCCTAATTTTCAAAAACTGACTATTGTTCTATTACTCAGTATAGCTTCCACACATACTGCATACATTATGGCCAGTCCAAAAGGTCACATATTCTTGATTGGCATAGAGTCACAGTTTGCAGTCCACAATCACCACATAAGCTtattcttaaattatttatag
- the LOC112556258 gene encoding leucine-rich melanocyte differentiation-associated protein-like isoform X2, with product MSSQMVPSTSVATNDSGRRWSLAYMDVTEPPSEFIVHQGQTINQLDLSNNRISDLRFLSEFPALTTLVLDHNRISSHVKIPRMPHLHTLWVNHNRIKNLGIFVSMLAYSCPNLQYLSMMNNEAAPSFFNGGTFSQYQDFRHFVISRLPKLQTLDYKTVTQEEREEAARIYGSTIRKQRRKSSKSERSSQS from the exons ATGAGCAGCCAAATGGTGCCCAGCACGTCTGTTGCAACAAATGACAGTGGCCGGCGGTGGTCATTGGCTTACATGGACGTCACGGAGCCACCGTCAGAGTTTATTGTTCATCAAGGGCAGACCATCAATCAGCTTGATCTAAGCAACAATCGAATATC AGACCTGCGGTTCCTGTCTGAATTTCCAGCACTGACTACCTTAGTGCTGGACCACAATCGCATCTCATCCCATGTGAAAATACCTAGAATGCCACACCTCCATACACTTTGGGTGAACCACAACCGCATCAAAAACTTGG GCATCTTTGTATCCATGCTGGCCTATAGCTGTCCAAACCTGCAATATTTGTCAATGATGAATAATGAGGCAGCACCCAGTTTCTTCAATGGTGGAACTTTCTCTCAGTATCAAGATTTTAG GCATTTTGTAATAAGTCGCCTACCAAAGCTACAAACTCTTGACTACAAAACTGTTAcacaagaggagagagaagaagcGGCAAGGATTTATGGTTCCACG atcaGAAAGCAGCGTCGGAAATCATCAAAGAGTGAACGAAGCTCCCAGTCCTAA